The Chryseobacterium aureum genome contains a region encoding:
- a CDS encoding phosphoenolpyruvate carboxylase, producing MIHDQRAEKFRQIVENKFQIYNSLFMSLPYDKMTNIGMLLPFLYEESRTGYEAGKTPEDIVEEFFKNHTDLQNEEQKLELLFKIIQYIERQVVLFDSIEDAAFPNLHSESDNGTVTNLFERSVQDHKIEKVREKLKDFSVKVVFTAHPTQFYPSSVQRIIQDLRGAITGDSVTQIDMLLQQLGKTPFVNKEKPTPIDEALSIISYLRYVYYDTIGELFTKIKKTFGNGHFHLHEDIIQLGFWPGGDRDGNPFVTAEVTKRVAEELRSAILKSYYSHLKFIRRRLSFRGVSEVLTQLSEELYAAIFDGKDIKAEDILNKADEAEKILINEHNSLFLDLLVNFRDRVMIFGTHFATLDIRQDSRIHQKVIDEVYAKVYGNEAVDYDQKFSKLIEVSEKVQAEDFEDIVKDTLLTVSQVTEIQELNGLRGMNRYIISNSDAVKDVMNVYAFFKICGYKDEDINMDIVPLFETMEGLSNAENVMNELYHNPVYKKHLEKRGNQQTIMLGFSDGTKDGGYLKANWEIYKAKEVLTRLSEQNNIKVVFFDGRGGPPARGGGKTHDFYASQGKTIANNKIELTIQGQTITSIFGNKEQAKYNFEQLLTAGVENDVFKNAKKELTEKERALIIELADISYQKYSDLKAHPMFVPYLQEMSTLEYYGKTNIGSRPSKRGNGSELKFEDLRAIPFVGSWSQLKQNVPGFFGFGYAMQKMKEQGRFEEVIELYKGSDFFKTLVLNSMMSMNKSYFPLTYYIKNNPKFGEFWKVLFNEYELSRDIMLELTGFKMLQEEDPLSRKSVKIREKIVLPLLSIQQYALMKIQKGEGNKEAYEKLVTRSLFGNINASRNSA from the coding sequence ATGATACATGACCAACGCGCAGAAAAATTCAGGCAGATTGTGGAAAATAAGTTCCAGATCTACAATTCATTATTTATGAGCCTGCCTTATGATAAAATGACGAATATCGGAATGCTGCTTCCGTTTCTCTATGAAGAAAGCAGAACCGGTTATGAAGCAGGGAAAACCCCTGAAGATATCGTCGAAGAATTTTTTAAAAACCATACCGATCTCCAGAACGAAGAGCAGAAACTCGAACTGCTTTTCAAGATCATTCAGTATATAGAAAGACAGGTTGTTTTGTTTGACAGTATTGAGGATGCTGCATTCCCCAACCTTCATTCTGAAAGTGATAACGGTACAGTGACCAACCTCTTTGAACGTTCTGTTCAGGATCATAAAATTGAAAAGGTACGCGAGAAACTAAAGGATTTCAGCGTAAAGGTAGTATTTACGGCGCACCCCACTCAGTTTTATCCAAGCTCCGTACAGAGAATTATCCAGGATTTGAGAGGGGCCATTACCGGTGATTCTGTAACGCAGATTGATATGCTGCTGCAGCAGCTGGGAAAGACGCCGTTTGTCAACAAAGAAAAACCTACGCCAATAGATGAGGCGCTGAGCATTATTTCTTACCTGAGATATGTATACTATGATACCATTGGTGAACTGTTTACAAAGATCAAAAAAACATTCGGAAACGGCCATTTTCATCTTCATGAAGATATCATCCAGCTTGGCTTCTGGCCGGGAGGTGACAGAGACGGAAATCCGTTTGTAACAGCAGAGGTAACCAAGAGAGTGGCAGAGGAACTTCGTTCAGCAATTTTAAAATCGTACTACAGCCATTTGAAATTTATCAGAAGAAGATTAAGTTTCAGAGGGGTTTCTGAAGTGCTAACCCAACTAAGCGAAGAGCTGTATGCGGCTATTTTCGACGGAAAAGACATTAAGGCAGAAGATATTTTAAACAAAGCAGATGAAGCGGAAAAAATACTGATCAATGAACATAACTCTTTGTTTTTAGATCTTTTGGTGAATTTCAGAGACCGTGTGATGATCTTCGGAACTCACTTTGCAACACTGGACATCCGGCAGGACAGCAGAATTCATCAGAAAGTCATTGATGAGGTCTACGCAAAAGTGTATGGAAATGAAGCTGTTGATTATGATCAGAAATTCAGCAAGCTGATTGAGGTTTCAGAAAAAGTACAGGCAGAAGACTTTGAAGACATTGTAAAAGATACACTGCTAACGGTTTCCCAGGTTACAGAAATTCAGGAACTGAACGGACTTCGAGGAATGAACCGTTATATTATTTCCAATTCGGATGCCGTAAAAGACGTTATGAATGTCTATGCATTCTTTAAAATATGCGGTTACAAAGACGAAGATATCAATATGGATATTGTTCCGCTTTTTGAAACCATGGAAGGGCTTTCCAATGCTGAGAATGTAATGAATGAACTGTACCATAATCCTGTCTATAAAAAACATCTTGAAAAAAGAGGAAACCAGCAGACAATCATGCTCGGATTTTCAGATGGAACCAAAGACGGCGGGTATTTAAAAGCCAACTGGGAAATTTATAAAGCAAAAGAAGTATTAACTAGACTATCTGAGCAGAATAATATTAAAGTCGTATTCTTTGACGGTAGAGGAGGGCCACCAGCGAGAGGTGGAGGAAAAACGCACGATTTTTATGCTTCTCAGGGAAAAACGATTGCCAATAATAAGATAGAATTGACCATTCAGGGGCAGACAATTACCAGTATTTTCGGAAATAAAGAACAGGCAAAATACAATTTTGAACAGCTTCTGACAGCCGGAGTTGAAAATGATGTCTTCAAAAATGCAAAAAAAGAACTTACCGAAAAGGAAAGAGCTTTGATTATTGAGCTGGCGGATATCAGCTATCAAAAATATTCAGACTTAAAAGCACATCCTATGTTTGTCCCTTATCTTCAGGAAATGAGTACCCTTGAATATTACGGAAAAACCAATATCGGAAGCCGCCCTTCAAAAAGAGGAAACGGAAGCGAACTGAAGTTTGAAGACCTGAGAGCAATCCCGTTTGTAGGATCATGGTCACAGTTAAAGCAGAATGTACCAGGATTTTTCGGTTTTGGATATGCCATGCAGAAGATGAAAGAGCAGGGAAGGTTTGAAGAAGTAATAGAGCTGTACAAAGGTTCTGATTTCTTTAAAACTTTAGTTTTGAACTCTATGATGAGTATGAATAAATCGTACTTCCCTTTGACCTATTACATTAAAAACAATCCGAAGTTCGGAGAATTCTGGAAGGTCCTTTTCAATGAATATGAGCTTTCCAGAGATATCATGCTGGAACTGACAGGATTTAAAATGCTTCAGGAAGAAGATCCATTATCCAGGAAATCCGTGAAAATACGTGAAAAAATTGTACTTCCCCTGCTCAGTATTCAGCAGTATGCATTAATGAAGATTCAGAAAGGAGAAGGAAATAAAGAAGCTTATGAGAAGCTGGTAACCCGTTCTTTATTCGGGAATATCAACGCGAGCAGAAATTCAGCGTAA
- a CDS encoding winged helix-turn-helix transcriptional regulator, whose protein sequence is MSKKRSDCPISCSLEMWGDKWSLLIIRDLMLKKECTYGDFLKAEEKIATNILATRLQNLLDNGIIDKKDHPDSKLKILYFLTQKGIDLIPVIVEINLWGDQYLTIPDDRKKLVEEIKKDKEAFIKKAKAYLTSELQPIPGTQK, encoded by the coding sequence ATGAGTAAAAAAAGATCAGACTGCCCGATAAGCTGTTCACTGGAAATGTGGGGAGACAAATGGTCTCTGCTAATCATAAGAGATCTTATGCTGAAAAAGGAATGTACTTACGGGGATTTCCTCAAGGCAGAAGAAAAAATAGCCACCAATATTCTTGCAACAAGGCTGCAAAACCTTTTAGACAACGGAATTATTGATAAAAAAGATCATCCGGACAGTAAGCTGAAAATTCTATATTTTCTGACTCAGAAAGGGATTGACCTCATCCCTGTAATTGTGGAAATCAATTTGTGGGGTGACCAGTATCTGACTATTCCTGATGACCGGAAAAAACTAGTGGAAGAAATTAAAAAAGATAAAGAAGCTTTTATAAAAAAAGCAAAAGCCTATCTTACTTCTGAGTTGCAGCCTATTCCAGGCACGCAGAAATAA
- a CDS encoding adenylyltransferase/cytidyltransferase family protein, with protein MKTQRIGITFSSFDLLHAGHIKMLEEAKTVCDYLIVGLQIDPSHDRPNKNKPSQTIVERYIQLKAVNAVDEIVPYYTEEDLLDILKSFVIDVRIIGDDYMDRDFTGKKYCEEKGIELFYNKRDHRFSTSDLRRRIYEAEKEKDSKAEPVK; from the coding sequence ATGAAGACACAAAGAATAGGTATTACATTTTCCTCATTTGACTTATTGCACGCAGGGCATATCAAAATGCTTGAAGAAGCTAAAACGGTATGCGACTATTTAATCGTAGGGCTTCAGATTGATCCGTCTCACGATCGTCCCAATAAGAATAAGCCAAGCCAGACAATTGTTGAAAGGTATATTCAACTGAAAGCCGTAAATGCGGTAGACGAGATTGTTCCTTATTATACAGAGGAAGATCTGCTGGACATTTTAAAATCATTTGTGATTGATGTAAGAATCATTGGAGATGATTATATGGACAGAGACTTTACAGGTAAAAAATACTGTGAAGAAAAAGGAATCGAGCTTTTTTACAACAAAAGAGATCACAGGTTTTCCACCAGCGATCTGAGAAGAAGAATTTATGAAGCGGAAAAAGAAAAGGATTCAAAAGCAGAACCTGTAAAATAA
- the galE gene encoding UDP-glucose 4-epimerase GalE — MTILVTGGLGYIGSHTVVELLNNGFEVVIVDDLSNSERFILKNIEEIAGKKPVFYPFDLRRKELLTQVFDAHQIDGCINFAASKAVGESQIKPVDYYENNLFSLINILQEFKTRGISNFIFSSSCTVYGQAEIMPIDENAPLKMPESVYGKTKQMGEQILIDFAKAYQRKISVLRYFNPIGAHPSAKLGELPIGVPDNLVPYVMQTAAGIREKLSIWGDNYPTEDGTAVRDYIYIVDLAKAHVAALKKLIEDSSSDAVIDTYNLGTGKGSSVLEVVKAFEKANNVKVPYQICDRREGDITMAYANPEKAEKELGWKSETSLEESLRTVWEWQKYLDTRNA; from the coding sequence ATGACAATACTTGTTACCGGAGGGCTTGGATATATTGGTTCTCACACCGTTGTAGAACTTCTCAATAATGGCTTTGAAGTTGTTATTGTAGATGATTTATCCAATTCGGAGAGGTTTATTTTAAAGAATATTGAGGAGATTGCAGGAAAGAAACCTGTTTTTTATCCTTTTGATCTGAGAAGAAAAGAACTTCTTACTCAGGTTTTTGATGCCCATCAGATTGATGGCTGTATTAATTTTGCAGCTTCCAAGGCAGTAGGAGAGAGCCAGATTAAGCCTGTGGATTATTATGAAAATAATTTGTTCTCATTGATTAATATTCTTCAGGAGTTTAAAACAAGAGGAATCTCCAACTTTATTTTCAGCTCATCCTGTACAGTATACGGGCAGGCTGAGATCATGCCGATAGATGAAAATGCGCCGTTAAAAATGCCTGAAAGCGTCTATGGAAAGACCAAACAAATGGGAGAGCAGATTCTGATTGATTTTGCCAAGGCTTATCAACGTAAAATTTCGGTATTGAGATATTTTAACCCGATCGGGGCACATCCATCCGCAAAACTGGGAGAATTGCCCATTGGGGTTCCTGATAATTTGGTGCCTTATGTAATGCAGACTGCCGCAGGAATACGCGAGAAATTAAGTATTTGGGGGGATAATTACCCAACAGAGGACGGAACAGCTGTCCGTGATTATATTTATATTGTGGACCTTGCAAAAGCACATGTGGCAGCATTAAAGAAATTGATAGAAGACTCTTCATCCGATGCAGTGATTGATACTTATAACCTGGGAACAGGTAAGGGCTCATCTGTGCTGGAAGTGGTAAAAGCGTTTGAAAAGGCCAACAATGTAAAAGTGCCTTACCAGATTTGTGACAGAAGAGAAGGAGATATTACGATGGCTTACGCCAACCCTGAAAAAGCAGAAAAAGAACTCGGCTGGAAGTCAGAAACTTCTCTTGAGGAATCTTTAAGAACTGTTTGGGAGTGGCAGAAATATCTGGACACAAGAAATGCATAG
- a CDS encoding lipocalin-like domain-containing protein — MKKQLLLFAFSALALTSCKDDNLEAYDMDIMKGDWKEVKREVISGKDNKTVLYTETLTGCAAKNTLFLRTDYYVSYTAYTGTGADCTASPKTEGRYTYDADSKVIGIKLGDEGSVNYRVDVLTGKDLKLAQQSGIFDMDGDKIPDIPYVTYKR, encoded by the coding sequence ATGAAAAAACAGCTACTTTTATTTGCCTTTTCTGCCCTGGCGCTTACTTCTTGTAAAGATGACAATCTTGAAGCTTACGATATGGATATCATGAAAGGAGACTGGAAGGAAGTTAAAAGGGAAGTAATTTCCGGAAAAGATAATAAAACAGTGCTTTATACTGAAACATTAACCGGTTGTGCGGCCAAAAATACTCTTTTCTTAAGAACAGACTATTATGTAAGCTACACAGCGTATACGGGAACAGGTGCAGACTGTACCGCATCGCCAAAAACTGAAGGAAGATATACTTATGATGCAGACTCAAAAGTAATAGGAATTAAACTTGGTGACGAAGGATCTGTAAACTACAGAGTGGATGTGTTGACAGGCAAAGATTTAAAACTGGCCCAGCAGTCAGGAATCTTTGATATGGACGGAG
- the lpdA gene encoding dihydrolipoyl dehydrogenase, whose amino-acid sequence MDHYDIAVIGSGPGGYVAAIRSAQLGYKTVIIEKYDTLGGTCTNVGCIPTKALLDSTHHYAEANHKFKEHGIKLDTIALDFSQMYRRKADVISKNTAGLDFLMNKNKITRLKGTAGFINNSTIKIINESEVKEVTAQHYIIATGSKPSTIPGVEIDKKRIITSTEALSLQEKPKSMVIIGGGVIGVEMASIFNRIGTKVTILEYADHLIANMDHELGKNLQKILKKEDIDIRLHHAVYKTENNGSSAKVFFKDKNGAEDELEADYILVAVGRSPYVKGLGLENTDVQLDERGFIKVNENNQTSASQIYAIGDVIGGAMLAHKAEEEGVFVAETIHGQKRHIHYNRIPSVVYTWPEVASVGYTEEYLKQNNIPYNIGKFPFSASARARASMDMEGFAKVLVDPKYGEVLGVHIIGARAADLIAQGVIAQEYEVTAEDMFRISYAHPTYSETLKEAYLIASGQGAINI is encoded by the coding sequence ATGGATCATTATGACATTGCCGTAATTGGCTCAGGCCCCGGAGGATATGTAGCTGCCATACGAAGTGCGCAGCTGGGATATAAAACAGTGATTATCGAAAAATATGATACGTTAGGCGGAACATGCACCAATGTGGGCTGTATTCCTACCAAAGCCTTATTAGACAGTACCCATCACTATGCAGAAGCGAACCATAAATTCAAAGAACACGGGATTAAACTGGATACAATAGCACTGGATTTTTCCCAAATGTACAGGAGAAAAGCAGATGTAATTTCTAAAAATACAGCAGGGCTGGATTTTTTAATGAATAAAAATAAGATTACAAGGCTAAAAGGTACAGCAGGCTTTATCAATAATTCTACGATAAAAATTATCAATGAATCTGAAGTTAAAGAAGTAACAGCCCAACATTATATCATTGCTACGGGCTCAAAACCTTCAACCATCCCCGGGGTGGAAATTGATAAAAAGAGAATTATTACTTCTACAGAAGCATTGTCTTTGCAGGAAAAACCAAAATCTATGGTAATTATCGGCGGTGGAGTAATAGGGGTGGAAATGGCTTCCATTTTTAACCGTATCGGCACCAAAGTGACCATTCTGGAATATGCCGATCACCTGATTGCGAATATGGATCATGAACTGGGAAAAAACCTTCAGAAAATCCTGAAAAAAGAAGACATTGACATCCGCCTTCATCATGCCGTTTACAAAACAGAAAATAATGGCTCCTCAGCTAAAGTATTCTTTAAAGATAAAAATGGGGCAGAGGATGAGCTGGAAGCAGATTATATCCTGGTGGCAGTAGGAAGAAGCCCGTATGTGAAAGGGCTTGGTCTTGAAAATACAGATGTACAGCTGGATGAGCGAGGTTTTATTAAAGTGAATGAAAATAATCAGACGTCTGCGTCCCAGATCTATGCGATTGGAGATGTTATCGGAGGGGCAATGCTGGCTCATAAAGCTGAAGAAGAAGGTGTCTTTGTAGCAGAAACCATTCACGGACAAAAGCGTCATATTCATTACAACCGTATTCCTTCAGTGGTGTATACCTGGCCGGAAGTAGCGTCTGTAGGGTATACGGAAGAGTATCTGAAGCAGAATAATATACCTTATAATATAGGGAAATTCCCGTTTTCTGCCAGTGCGAGAGCCCGAGCATCAATGGATATGGAAGGCTTTGCCAAAGTTTTGGTAGACCCCAAATACGGTGAAGTGCTGGGGGTTCATATTATTGGTGCCAGGGCCGCAGATCTGATCGCTCAAGGTGTGATTGCTCAGGAATATGAAGTAACTGCAGAAGATATGTTCCGTATTTCCTATGCCCATCCGACCTATTCTGAAACTCTTAAAGAAGCCTACCTGATAGCATCCGGGCAGGGTGCGATTAATATATAA
- a CDS encoding iron-containing alcohol dehydrogenase: MLNFEFKNPTKILFGKGEISKISKEIPKDAKILMIYGGGSIKNNGVYDQVKEALKDHEVYEFGGVPANPEYEVLINALHFIKEKNITYLLAVGGGSVIDGTKFLSAAAHYDGEPWEILRKSVRTFEGQGMPFGSILTLPATGSEMNSGYVISRRETNEKLSSGGPGLFPQFSVLDPEVVRSIPKNQIVNGITDAYTHVLEQYMTAPSSADLQERIAESILISLQETAPKVLADEFDYDAAGNFMWCCTMALNGLIQKGVITDWAVHAMGHELTAYFGIDHARTLAIIAPSHYRYNFEDKKGKLAQYAERVWGIKEGSVEEKAELGIQKLEEFFHSLHIKTRLSEYTEDFKGTAEKVEKAFTDRKWLGLGEYKKLTPQDAYKIVEMSY, from the coding sequence ATGCTTAATTTCGAGTTTAAAAATCCTACAAAAATACTTTTCGGGAAAGGTGAAATTTCCAAAATTTCCAAAGAAATCCCTAAAGACGCCAAAATATTAATGATTTACGGTGGTGGAAGCATCAAAAACAATGGTGTTTATGACCAGGTAAAAGAGGCTCTGAAAGACCATGAAGTATATGAGTTCGGAGGTGTTCCCGCTAATCCTGAATATGAAGTTTTGATCAATGCTTTACACTTTATCAAAGAAAAAAACATTACTTATCTGCTTGCTGTAGGTGGGGGATCTGTGATTGACGGAACAAAATTTCTTTCTGCCGCAGCCCACTATGATGGGGAACCATGGGAAATTCTGAGAAAGTCGGTAAGAACATTTGAAGGCCAGGGAATGCCTTTCGGCAGTATTTTAACACTGCCTGCAACGGGTTCAGAAATGAATTCCGGGTATGTAATCTCCAGAAGAGAAACCAATGAAAAGCTGTCTTCCGGAGGTCCCGGACTTTTCCCGCAGTTTTCTGTACTGGATCCGGAGGTTGTAAGGTCTATCCCAAAAAATCAAATTGTAAACGGAATTACGGATGCCTATACTCACGTTTTGGAACAGTATATGACGGCTCCTTCTTCTGCTGATCTTCAGGAAAGAATCGCAGAAAGTATTCTGATCAGTCTTCAGGAAACGGCTCCTAAAGTATTGGCGGATGAATTTGATTATGATGCTGCCGGTAATTTTATGTGGTGCTGCACAATGGCTCTGAACGGGTTAATCCAGAAAGGGGTAATTACCGACTGGGCTGTTCATGCAATGGGCCATGAATTAACAGCTTATTTTGGAATTGACCACGCGAGAACGCTGGCAATCATTGCTCCGTCACATTACCGTTACAATTTCGAAGATAAAAAAGGAAAACTGGCTCAGTATGCAGAAAGAGTCTGGGGAATCAAAGAAGGAAGTGTAGAAGAAAAAGCAGAACTGGGTATTCAAAAACTTGAAGAATTCTTCCACAGTCTTCACATTAAAACCAGACTTTCTGAATACACAGAAGACTTTAAAGGAACTGCTGAAAAAGTTGAAAAAGCCTTTACAGACCGAAAATGGTTAGGACTTGGAGAGTATAAAAAACTGACTCCTCAGGATGCTTATAAGATTGTAGAGATGAGCTATTAG
- a CDS encoding S8/S53 family peptidase, which produces MKKLLLFCFLTGYLSVSAQTELVFVYFTDKPNKAAFYANPLSELSQKSLNRRTTLGIPLNDQDAPIEQSYLQNLQNLGFTVTDYSKWLNGAAVNATPAQKTLLQAQPFVLSVESFARNTSTSVKMAPGKWKDDASINKTLTNFNYGSGSGQIDQVNIRPLHLAGFTGSGISIAVIDSGFPTVNTGTAFSRLWTGNHIKATYDFVTKTGDVYNTALNGHGSVVLGAIGGYLQDVFVGSAPDADFYLYRSENATVEVPEEELYWIEAAEEADRKGVEIITSSLGYNVFDDSRYNYTYADMNGTTSFIARGAGIAAEKGIFVLAAAGNSGQQPWHYLMTPSDNAKVFSIGSVDAAGNTSDFSSFGPNALGVVKPDGSAQGTGTTTVFDSATLIVNGTSISTPIAAGGVACLIQAFPTMNREQMRTKLRQTASLYPAHSDQTGYGILNFGSLYNLVLNTSEIVKKDQFSLFPNPAKNILNIASEQEIQSLEVYDNLGRLIRKANNQKSIKVEDFAKGTYYLKIQIKDKVLYEKFLKE; this is translated from the coding sequence ATGAAAAAACTTTTACTCTTTTGTTTCCTAACGGGTTATCTTTCTGTTTCTGCCCAGACAGAACTAGTTTTTGTTTACTTTACGGATAAGCCCAATAAAGCTGCGTTTTATGCCAATCCTTTGTCTGAACTCAGCCAGAAATCACTCAACAGACGTACCACACTGGGAATTCCGCTAAATGATCAGGATGCTCCTATTGAGCAGTCTTATCTTCAGAATCTTCAAAATTTAGGATTTACGGTTACAGATTACTCAAAATGGCTCAACGGAGCTGCGGTAAATGCTACACCGGCACAAAAAACTTTGCTACAGGCTCAGCCTTTTGTTTTATCCGTTGAAAGTTTTGCCAGAAACACTTCAACCTCTGTAAAAATGGCACCCGGAAAATGGAAAGATGATGCCAGCATCAATAAAACACTGACCAATTTTAATTATGGTTCCGGCTCAGGACAGATTGATCAGGTCAACATCCGTCCCCTTCATCTCGCAGGCTTTACAGGAAGCGGGATTTCGATTGCGGTGATTGATTCCGGATTTCCAACAGTGAATACCGGCACTGCTTTTTCAAGATTATGGACCGGCAACCACATCAAAGCGACCTATGATTTTGTGACCAAAACCGGAGACGTTTACAATACGGCTCTCAATGGTCATGGTTCTGTTGTTTTAGGCGCTATCGGAGGATATCTGCAGGATGTTTTTGTAGGATCTGCACCTGATGCAGATTTTTATCTTTACCGGAGTGAAAATGCAACGGTAGAAGTTCCGGAAGAAGAATTGTACTGGATTGAAGCTGCTGAGGAAGCTGACAGAAAAGGAGTGGAAATCATTACTTCATCATTGGGATACAATGTTTTTGATGACAGCCGCTATAATTATACTTATGCTGATATGAATGGCACTACTTCCTTTATTGCGCGAGGAGCAGGCATTGCTGCTGAAAAGGGTATTTTTGTTCTTGCCGCAGCAGGTAATTCCGGGCAGCAGCCGTGGCATTACCTGATGACCCCTTCTGATAATGCTAAGGTATTTTCTATAGGATCTGTAGATGCTGCAGGAAATACATCTGATTTTTCTTCTTTCGGCCCTAATGCTCTTGGTGTAGTAAAACCTGATGGAAGTGCACAAGGGACAGGTACTACAACTGTTTTTGACAGTGCAACTTTAATTGTAAACGGAACATCTATCTCTACTCCTATTGCGGCGGGAGGCGTGGCATGTCTTATACAGGCTTTTCCAACCATGAACAGGGAGCAGATGAGAACAAAACTGAGACAGACCGCTTCACTTTATCCTGCCCATTCCGATCAGACAGGCTATGGAATTCTTAATTTCGGAAGCCTGTATAATCTTGTGCTGAATACTTCTGAAATAGTAAAGAAAGACCAGTTTTCCCTGTTTCCCAATCCTGCTAAAAACATCCTGAATATTGCCTCAGAACAAGAAATTCAGTCATTAGAAGTTTATGATAATCTGGGAAGGTTAATCCGGAAAGCGAACAACCAGAAATCTATAAAAGTGGAGGATTTTGCAAAAGGAACTTATTATCTGAAAATACAGATAAAGGATAAGGTTTTGTATGAAAAGTTTTTAAAGGAGTAA
- a CDS encoding DegT/DnrJ/EryC1/StrS family aminotransferase: protein MKKIQMVDLQSQYYKIKNDVDNAVLNVMDSAAFINGSEVKSFQNELESYLEVKHVIPCANGTDALQIALMALDLKEGDEIITADFTFAATVEVIHLLKLKSVLVDVDYDTFTISTEQIKKAITPKTKAIIPVHIFGQCANMEEILKIAEEHNLYVIEDNAQAIGSEYTFSDGTVKQAGTMSTVGTTSFFPSKNLGCYGDGGAIFTNNDELAHRLRGIVNHGMYERYYHDEVGVNSRLDSIQAAVLRKKLPHLDSYNEARRKAADFYDEAFHGNPNILTPKRAENSTHVFHQYTLRILNGKRNELQKFLTEKEIPAMIYYPVALRKQKAYFQESNAADFVNTDKLLDQVISLPMHTELDEEQLKYITDAVLEFMK, encoded by the coding sequence ATGAAAAAAATTCAGATGGTCGACTTGCAAAGTCAGTATTACAAAATAAAGAATGATGTAGACAATGCGGTTTTGAATGTAATGGACTCTGCGGCATTTATAAACGGTTCTGAAGTAAAGTCTTTCCAGAATGAATTGGAGTCTTATTTAGAAGTAAAACATGTGATTCCATGTGCCAACGGTACAGATGCACTGCAGATTGCCCTGATGGCTTTAGATCTGAAAGAAGGAGACGAAATTATTACAGCTGATTTTACTTTTGCTGCAACAGTAGAGGTAATTCACCTGCTTAAATTAAAATCTGTATTGGTAGATGTAGATTATGATACATTCACTATTTCTACAGAACAGATTAAAAAAGCAATTACGCCAAAAACAAAAGCGATTATTCCGGTACACATTTTCGGACAGTGTGCCAATATGGAAGAGATTTTGAAAATTGCCGAAGAGCACAATTTATATGTTATTGAGGACAATGCTCAGGCCATCGGCTCAGAATATACATTCTCTGACGGAACCGTAAAACAGGCAGGAACAATGTCTACGGTAGGAACAACATCTTTCTTCCCTTCCAAAAACCTTGGGTGCTACGGAGATGGAGGAGCTATTTTTACCAATAATGATGAGCTTGCCCACCGTTTGAGAGGAATCGTAAACCACGGAATGTATGAAAGATACTATCATGATGAGGTAGGGGTAAACTCCCGTTTGGACAGTATTCAGGCTGCAGTTTTAAGAAAAAAACTTCCTCACCTGGATTCTTATAACGAAGCAAGAAGAAAAGCTGCGGATTTTTATGATGAGGCATTCCACGGAAATCCGAATATTCTTACTCCCAAAAGAGCCGAGAACTCCACTCACGTATTCCACCAGTATACCCTGAGAATATTGAACGGAAAACGTAATGAACTTCAGAAGTTTTTAACGGAAAAAGAAATTCCTGCCATGATCTATTATCCGGTAGCCTTAAGAAAGCAAAAAGCTTACTTCCAGGAAAGCAATGCCGCAGACTTTGTGAATACCGATAAGCTTTTGGATCAGGTAATTTCTTTACCCATGCATACAGAACTAGACGAAGAGCAGCTGAAGTATATTACAGATGCAGTGCTTGAGTTTATGAAATAG